The following proteins come from a genomic window of Hydractinia symbiolongicarpus strain clone_291-10 chromosome 2, HSymV2.1, whole genome shotgun sequence:
- the LOC130629688 gene encoding E3 ubiquitin-protein ligase TRIM23-like, whose translation MAGGGGGSGNAKRFLFDATPVRSPLSPNSRTRLKRNNALECRICEDIFTLQGDKVPRLLSCGHSVCHECLSKIQTHDLVIQCPFDRMPTQMGDSGIWGLKKNFALLELLERISQNKEESGFSELTVDEQTTFTKCDEDNQHKATLYCTVCLTNLCEKCAKESHTAKTLSLHKHVSLSEKPKINPPCSQHPSHVLEFACLEETCRENPLMCYICKDYGKHKGHKHVLIGSEADNIRNSITNAVQHVKTFSGEVSEFGRKLAEMTEKIEGVSVAENSRSNIGTAEKARLRVHEYFTDLRDTIQQQEDEALHVINTYVREKLCALRQQQEDMNVLVSQISNVCVQCDHALQRSDAEVIQARSNIVTLLDTVQQQQQVFTDLAVLCTEDPNIPFAFTKDNRVHIGPKMEMRVVALGLDNGGKTSILFKLKQNEFVPAITTIGFNVETIEHKNVKFTIWDVGGVQKLRPLWRHYYLKTQAVIFVIDSTNADRLSEAHDELSKLVAEKRLQEALVLIYANKQDLPNAISVDELRDRIGIHRICSGRTWTMIGCSAHTGDGLQEGLDWMARQFLSEFEP comes from the exons ATGGCCGGGGGTGGTGGTGGCAGTGGAAATGCCAAAAGGTTTTTATTTGACGCCACGCCAGTCCGCTCTCCTCTAAGCCCTAATTCTCGTACAAGGCTAAAAAGAAACAAT GCATTAGAATGTCGTATTTGCGAAGATATTTTCACGTTACAAGGGGACAAGGTTCCACGCTTGTTATCATGTGGGCACTCTGTATGCCATGAGTGTTTATCCAAAATTCAAACTCACGATTTGGTGATTCAATGTCCCTTTGATAGGATGCCCACGCAAATGGGAGATTCtg GTATATGGGGATTGAAAAAGAATTTTGCTCTGTTGGAACTTCTCGAACGAATCAGCCAAAACAAAGAAGAGTCGGGTTTTTCTGAGTTAACTGTCGACGAACAAACAACATTCACAAAATGTGATGAGGACAATCAGCACAAAGCTACACTGTACTGTACGGTGTGTTTGACAAATTTGTGTGAAAAGTGCGCCAAAGAGTCTCACACTGCGAAGACTTTATCACTACACAAACATGTATCCCTGTCAGAAAAACCTAAAATTAATCCGCCATGTTCTCAGCATCCCAGTCATGTGTTGGAGTTCGCATGTTTAGAGGAAACCTGTCGTGAAAACCCTTTGATGTGTTATATTTGTAAAGATTACGGAAAGCATAAAGGACACAAGCATGTTCTTATCGGGTCAGAAGCTGATAACATTAGAAATTCCATTACTAATGCTGTACAACACGTAAAGACATTCTCAGGTGAAGTGTCTGAGTTTGGAAGGAAGTTGGCAGAAATGACAGAAAAGATTGAAG GTGTTTCAGTCGCAGAAAATAGTAGAAGTAATATTGGTACAGCTGAAAAAGCCAGACTGCGTGTGCATGAGTATTTCACAGACCTGCGGGACACGATTCAGCAACAAGAGGACGAAGCTTTGCATGTGATTAATACATACGTTCGTGAGAAACTCTGTGCTCTAAGACAGCAACAGGAAGACATGAATGTGTTGGTGTCTCAGATCTCCAACGTATGTGTTCAGTGCGATCACGCTCTCCAACGTAGTGATGCCGAG GTGATCCAAGCTCGTTCCAACATCGTCACACTGCTGGACACcgtgcaacaacaacaacaagtgtTCACTGACTTAGCCGTATTGTGCACAGAAGATCCAAACATCCCATTTGCTTTCACTAAAGACAATCGTGTACACATTGGGCCAAAAATGGAAATGAGGGTGGTCGCTTTGGGTTTGGATAACGGAGGCAAAACATCGATCCTTTTTAAGTTGAAACAAAACGAGTTTGTACCGGCCATAACCACGATAG GCTTCAACGTGGAGACGATCGAGCATAAGAACGTCAAGTTCACAATATGGGATGTCGGAGGTGTTCAGAAATTGCGACCTTTGTGGAGACACTATTATTTAAAAACGCAAG CGGTGATCTTTGTGATAGACAGTACGAATGCAGACCGACTTTCTGAAGCTCATGATGAACTATCGAAACTTGTAGCTGAGAAAAGATTGCAAGAAGCGTTAGTGTTAATATATGCAAATAAACAG GACCTCCCTAATGCTATATCTGTAGACGAACTTCGCGACAGAATTGGTATCCACAGAATCTGCTCTGGAAGAACGTGGACGATGATTGGTTGCAGTGCGCACACCGGCGATGGGCTGCAAGAAGGTTTAGATTGGATGGCGAGACAATTTTTGTCGGAGTTTGAACCAtaa